Part of the Zingiber officinale cultivar Zhangliang chromosome 6A, Zo_v1.1, whole genome shotgun sequence genome, TAATCTCTCTATCCCTGGGGATCGATGACCTGGCGCTGTACCAAGACCCCATCGCGATTGCGACGTTCGCGGCGGTCGACCAGGGAATCTTCGTCTCCACGTCGGCGGGCAACGAGGGTCCCTTCGATGGCCTGCTCCACAATGGCACTCCGTGGGTCACCACCGTGGGGGCCAGCACCGTCGATCGGACCTTCGTCGCTGCCGTCACCCTCGGCGAAGGCTCCGTCGTGCTAGGCCAATCGCTGTACCCCGGCAGCTCGGCCTCCAAACATAGGCAGCTTCCCCTGGTCTTTCTCGATCAATGCGATAACATCACATTGCTCAAGAACAATCGCCACAAGATCGTGATCTGCAAAGTCGCAGAATTGGGCATCGCCGTCCAAAATCTTCAAATCGCCAAAGTTGACGCCGGCCTCTTCATCTCCGGCGACATCTTCCTTGAATTCTACATTCAGTTCACATATCCCGCCGCCATCATTAGCCCGCAAGACGGCCCCACCATCTTAAACTACATCAACAACACATCCGAACCCAAAGCCATGTTACGGTTCAAACAAACCGTTCTCGGAACCAAGCCGGCGCCGGTCGTCGCCACGTACAGCTCCCGAGGACCGTCGTCGAGCTGCCCGTCGGTTCTGAAACCCGACATTGTCGCGCCGGGTTCCTTAATCCTCGCAGCGTGGCCGACGAACTCGTCGGTCGGCGTGGCTGACGGGAACCAATTGTACAGTCAGTTCAACATCATTTCCGGTACGTCCATGGCCTGCCCCCATGTCGCCGGCGTCGGCGCCTTGCTCAAGGCGGCGCGGCCGGAGTGGAGCCCGGCGGCGATTAGGTCCGCCATCATGACCACGGCAAGCCATTTAGACAACACAGGGGCTCCAATTAAGGACATGGGACACCATTACAAGCATGCCACCCCATTGGCGATGGGGTCCGGCCATCTGGACCCGAACCGGGCCCTCGAACCCGGCCTAATCTACGACGCCGACACAGAGGATTACCTCGAACTCCTCTGTGCCATGAACTTCACAATCCCACAGATCAAAATCATCGCCAAAACCACTTCGATAGATTGCTCAAACGCGACGTTGGATCTCAACTACCCGTCCTTCATCGCCTATTTCGACGCGAACGCGACATCTGCCGGCAGCAGCGGCGGCGCAGCGGCCCGACAGTTCCGCCGGAGGGTGACCAACGTCGGCGATCCGACGGCGACGTACCGCGCGGAGATCGTGCAGATCAAAGGGTTTACCACGAGCGTGGTGCCGGAGAGATTGGTGTTCACGGAGAGGTACGAGAAGCAAAGCTTCACCTTGATCTTGGAGAAGGTGAGTGGAAGGAAAGCTGACACGGAGTCGCATGGGTCGCTGAGTTGGGTGGAGGAGAAGGGGAAGTACGTGGTGAGGAGTCCAATAGTTGGGACGACTTTTATTCCTGGTCTGTAATTAAATGGTCGAGCTGTGCCATCGGATAATAACCAATGAGTGTCAGGCTCTTATATGCTGCTGACCAACGTCTGACAAATCAAGTTCAATTGGGATGAAATCTAGTTCTTTTTTGCTTCGTTTTCTGTTGGGTTCTCGTCCTTTCTTAGCAAATGGTGTAATAACTCATCAGTTTGATTCTAATATAGAATGTCACTACAAACATTCACCAACGTTTCAATTTGTCAGATACTATATCTGAAAACATTTCAGCATTCTGTTTTGGAACAATACTATTAAAAACATAGAGTTTTTGGAATGCTACACAAATAATCAAGAAGAATGACACAGAAAAAAAGGACAAACAATCAAGACACTGTTGCATGCCTTGAAACTTATGATATC contains:
- the LOC121997890 gene encoding subtilisin-like protease SBT3 — encoded protein: MANSCGRLLWLGALVIVSTITTTSADDVATYIIHMDSAAMPAAFSDRRSWYLATLAAAISGSSAVGDRILYVYEHAVHGFSARFSQAQLARLKQSRGFLACHVDALVKKDTTHTPAFLGLTADGAGLWPVSRFGDDAIIGVVDTGVWPESASFSDDSLGPVPPRWRGACEIGPGFGPSACNRKLIGARSFFKGLLALDPNLTLPDPTPRDDEGHGTHTSSTAGGSRADGAAFFGYSPGKATGVAPWARLAMYKALWSGFGGATSDIIAAVDKAIADGVDVISLSLGIDDLALYQDPIAIATFAAVDQGIFVSTSAGNEGPFDGLLHNGTPWVTTVGASTVDRTFVAAVTLGEGSVVLGQSLYPGSSASKHRQLPLVFLDQCDNITLLKNNRHKIVICKVAELGIAVQNLQIAKVDAGLFISGDIFLEFYIQFTYPAAIISPQDGPTILNYINNTSEPKAMLRFKQTVLGTKPAPVVATYSSRGPSSSCPSVLKPDIVAPGSLILAAWPTNSSVGVADGNQLYSQFNIISGTSMACPHVAGVGALLKAARPEWSPAAIRSAIMTTASHLDNTGAPIKDMGHHYKHATPLAMGSGHLDPNRALEPGLIYDADTEDYLELLCAMNFTIPQIKIIAKTTSIDCSNATLDLNYPSFIAYFDANATSAGSSGGAAARQFRRRVTNVGDPTATYRAEIVQIKGFTTSVVPERLVFTERYEKQSFTLILEKVSGRKADTESHGSLSWVEEKGKYVVRSPIVGTTFIPGL